TTACTAGTACATCAATTACAACTTACAAGTGACCCTAAGACAACAACAGGAAGAAAAAATCGAAGCGGCGAAGTAATTTCTGAGATTATTTCTTCTAGCCTTGCACCTCTTCACCTAGATCTTCTGCTTGAGCACCTGGCGGAGCTGCACCTTCTGGCTCACCATCCGCGCCTCCATGAGCTTCTCCTTCAGGCTGTGCTTCTGGGACGCCCGCGGGTACTCCATGCAGCCCCTGAAGCCGCGGTTGAATTGGATGTTCATCGAGTCCGGCGAGCTCCACTGCCCCACGCTCGGCGAGCTGAGGCCGATGTCCTGAACGCCGCTCTCGATGGTGGAATGGGTCCCGACCGACAGCCGCACGTTCGATGATCTGCCGTTCAGTGCCTCCGTGGCATCCTTCTTGGAGACATCGCTGTTCTTTGGGCGAGACGACTTCCAGAGCTTTGAGATGGCTGACTCTTTCTTCTTGGGCTGGGTCATGGTCATCAGGTATGCGTCGGCCAGATCATCCTTCAGCTTCTCGATCTCCCCGTACTCGAAATCGTTTCTGCTCGTCCAGGAGATGCTCCCGTCAAAGATCTTGTTGATCGACGACTGGCTTCCGTCGGGTGAACCACTTGAACCCTGCATATCTTCATGGCTTATTGTCTCCCAGCTGCTGGCATCTCCAGCTTCACTCTCATTGTGAGGGTTCTTATTCGAGTACGCCGCCTTGGCTGGCTTCTCCAGGAATATATCTGTCATTGGGCTGGCCTCTTGGATCTCTGATTCACATACAATGGAGCTGTTCTTGTAGCACTGCTCGATGTCCTTAATGACAGGCTCTTCGCTTGGACGCAGCTCTTCGAAAATTGAGAATATGTCCTCTGATTCTGCTGGTGGCTCATACCTGAATTCAACATCCTGTGCTCTGACTGACTTGATTGCATGTATAATGTTCTCCGCTTGTTCCACTACTGTGATGTCTCCTCTAGCAGAACTGCATCCAGCAACAAAGGCCTCAACATCCTGCTGCAGTCTGCTCAGTTCTGTGTATTTGGCATCCAAGGTGAGTTTTGCGTCAACAAGCTTCATCTGCACCCGTTCTTCGCGCCACACCTCAGCCATCTGCAGCATCTTCCGCTCCTCATCCACCTCCTCTCGCAGCTTCTGGATGTCATGTTTCAAGGCCTCGATCTCGGCTTTGTCTTCCTCCACCTCCCTTGCTAGCTCGTTGCACACCTCCTCGGTGAGCTCCCGAGTCTTCCTCTCCTCATCATACTCTTGCACCAGCTGGTTTGCTGACATCTTGGTCTCCTTCAGCTCATTGACGAGCTTCATGTTAATCAGCTCCAGCCGCCTCCTGTTTTTCTTCTCATGATCAAGGTTTGCCTTCATATCTTCAAG
This region of Triticum aestivum cultivar Chinese Spring chromosome 2D, IWGSC CS RefSeq v2.1, whole genome shotgun sequence genomic DNA includes:
- the LOC123054644 gene encoding myosin-3 isoform X2 gives rise to the protein MSSRNRSAAPAAAPTVPSLRTPRRLRRRPLRAPGSGGGRRSGPATPLLRWDAGVANGAPDKRGEKPGAGPGPGPREKARDVSVRRLAAGVWRLRPPEAVVGGHGGGGGGGGEGRVHVGLEHIPRHLQVQLLKQDTLGHHQSLKNEISSPISVLERKSEELHKFHGSSPMIPVTTMEKATKWEPENMKGMESHDAYLIASQLNLLDEQQDASYVANLQLELRQARDRVGELESERRSTKKKLDHLFKKLAEEKAAWRSREHEKMRAVLEDMKANLDHEKKNRRRLELINMKLVNELKETKMSANQLVQEYDEERKTRELTEEVCNELAREVEEDKAEIEALKHDIQKLREEVDEERKMLQMAEVWREERVQMKLVDAKLTLDAKYTELSRLQQDVEAFVAGCSSARGDITVVEQAENIIHAIKSVRAQDVEFRYEPPAESEDIFSIFEELRPSEEPVIKDIEQCYKNSSIVCESEIQEASPMTDIFLEKPAKAAYSNKNPHNESEAGDASSWETISHEDMQGSSGSPDGSQSSINKIFDGSISWTSRNDFEYGEIEKLKDDLADAYLMTMTQPKKKESAISKLWKSSRPKNSDVSKKDATEALNGRSSNVRLSVGTHSTIESGVQDIGLSSPSVGQWSSPDSMNIQFNRGFRGCMEYPRASQKHSLKEKLMEARMVSQKVQLRQVLKQKI
- the LOC123054644 gene encoding myosin-3 isoform X1 is translated as MSSRNRSAAPAAAPTVPSLRTPRRLRRRPLRAPGSGGGRRSGPATPLLRWDAGVANGAPDKRGEKPGAGPGPGPREKARDVSVRRLAAGVWRLRPPEAVVGGHGGGGGGGGEGRVHVGLEHIPRHLQVQLLKQDTLGHHQSLKNEISSPISVLERKSEELHKVQFHGSSPMIPVTTMEKATKWEPENMKGMESHDAYLIASQLNLLDEQQDASYVANLQLELRQARDRVGELESERRSTKKKLDHLFKKLAEEKAAWRSREHEKMRAVLEDMKANLDHEKKNRRRLELINMKLVNELKETKMSANQLVQEYDEERKTRELTEEVCNELAREVEEDKAEIEALKHDIQKLREEVDEERKMLQMAEVWREERVQMKLVDAKLTLDAKYTELSRLQQDVEAFVAGCSSARGDITVVEQAENIIHAIKSVRAQDVEFRYEPPAESEDIFSIFEELRPSEEPVIKDIEQCYKNSSIVCESEIQEASPMTDIFLEKPAKAAYSNKNPHNESEAGDASSWETISHEDMQGSSGSPDGSQSSINKIFDGSISWTSRNDFEYGEIEKLKDDLADAYLMTMTQPKKKESAISKLWKSSRPKNSDVSKKDATEALNGRSSNVRLSVGTHSTIESGVQDIGLSSPSVGQWSSPDSMNIQFNRGFRGCMEYPRASQKHSLKEKLMEARMVSQKVQLRQVLKQKI